From the Clostridia bacterium genome, the window GCAAGAATCCATTTAAAGCCCGCTATGACCCTAAAAGCAAATGTTATACTTGTGAAAGAGGTGGAGAGAGACACGAGTATAAGTTACGGAAGAATATTTACTACACAGAGGGAGAGCAAAATAGCCACAATACCGATAGGATATGCGGATGGATTTACAAGACTTATGACTAACAAGGCAAAGGTACTGATAAATGGCGAATTGGCGCCTGTTGTAGGCAAAATTTGTATGGATCAGTGTATGGCAGATATAACAGATACATGTAAAGAGGTATGTGTCGGAGATGAGGTAGTCATATTCGGCAGGCAGGGCGAACAGGAAATCAAAGTGGAAGATCTGGCTGCAGCTATAGGTACGATAAACTATGAGGTGGTTTGTCTGATAGGTAAAAGAGTACCTAGATTCTATCTTCAGGGCGGTAAGATTTCAAACGTATTGAATTACTTGATTTGAACGGGTTAAAGGTACTGAAACCATTAAAAATAGTACTGGCAATATTTACATGCAGCTTTAATACTATAGTAATAAAATCTTAATTTGACCCATATCTTAAGGAGGTTATATAATCAGTATATATGCCTTAAATAAAAAACACTATTCAATTCATCATTATAATGTGGAAGTATTTGTTTCAAATTTATACATTTTTGTCCTTCATCTTGAGAAGTATAATATATAGATATATTGATTCGCAGCCCGAATGAAGGAATGGGGGTATTATTTTGGCGGAATTAAGAAAAATAATTATTAGTCTTCCGGATAATTTGCTGAAAGAAGTAGATTATATCGTTTCCGAAGCAAAAAGTAACAGAAGTAAATTCGTTCGGGAAGCAATGAAGCTTTATATTAGAGAGATACGAAAGATCGAAATGAGGGATAGGATGAAACGGGGCTATCAGGAGATGGCTGAGATAAACATCAGACTAGCGGAAATGTGCGTGGAAGCAGATAACGATCAGCAAAAAAAATATGAAGAAAGGCTTGAGGAGATGGATAGATAGTGGTGATAAAAAGAGGAGACATTTTTTACGCAGACCTCAGTCCGGTTGTGGGTTCTGAACAAGGAGGCGTCAGGCCTGTACTTATTGTTCAGAATGATACCGGAAACAAGTATAGTCCTACAGTTATAGCAGCGGCTATTACATCACAGATTAATAAGGCTAAACTGCCTACTCATATAGAGATAAGCGCGCAGGAATACGGATTGATGAAGGATTCGGTCATTCTCCTGGAGCAGATAAGAACCATAGATAAGCAGAGATTAAGAGAAAAAATAGGACATCTGGATGATGAACTTATGGATAAGGTTAACGAAGCGTTAAGTATAAGTTTTGGCCTTATAGATGTATAAAAGCATTTTTTTGTTACGGATATACCGGGCGCAATGGATAAAACAAATAATATACCTGACTTACTGTATTAATAGAAAGTACATATGGATAAATTTGAATAGATACATATTGATAAATGCTGTTTAGCTTATTTTGAGAGAAAATTGTACAAGCCCATATTTCTTGTATAGGAGTTCCTAAATGTAAAATTTAAGATAATAGCCTGAGTGAATATAGCGATGAGTACCTGGAGGTTTTGCCTGAAAAACGGTGAAACCTCTTTAACATTATGTTATGAAAAAAGTGAAATAATCCGAATTAGATAATAGAGATCCAACCAACTAGCACAACGGGTTAATTTAGTGAACAGCACATCAAGTTAATTTTCGGGGGTTTTATGAAGAAGGAATTTACTTTCAGGTTGGCAATAGTATGCTTAATAGTAATACTTATATATGAGTTTGGGATAGGCCCGACAATTGGCGGCAATAAGAAGAACAGTGAATGGGCTAAGGGAAAGATTACTGCCGAACAGGGAATGTATGACGTAGTAGTAGTAGGGGAAGAGCCGGAGGGTATAGCTGCAGCTGTTTCCGCTGCAAGAGCCGGAGCCAAAACCCTTCTGGCGGCACAAAGCGACAACCTTGGAGGTGTTATAGCACAAAGCCTTCTTACCGACTTGGAAACAAGTCAGGGCCCGAAAGGGGAACTGCTTAACAAAGGCTTCTATTCCGAGCTTTATAGCAGGCTTGGCAAGAATTTTACAACAGCAAGGTATCTCAGTGTAGTTAACAGTATAACTAATAAAGAGAAGAACCTGGAGATATTATACAGTGTTAAAGTTCAGGCACCTGTTCTTGAAGATAATATTATAAAGGGCGTAAGTACGGTCATAGATGGTAAAAGGCGTGATTTATCAGGTAAAATTTTTATTGATGCTACAAGAGAAGGAGATTTGCTGACTGCCTGTGGAGTGCCTTATTTCAAAGGCTCTGAAGATCTAAATCTAAAGAAAAGCTTTTCGCCTGCATATCTGAATTTTGTAGTGGAAGGAATAAGTTCTTCACAGATTTCACAAGTAAAGAAACTACCTGAGTTTTTTTCTAAAATTCATAAATATCAGATATCACAGATAAATGCAGTAATAAAAAATATTGATATAACTCCTCATGGAAGCAATAAGGCGGTAATCAGAGGTATTGAGGTATGGGGGGTTAATGCAGACGACAAAAAGGCTGTTGACGCTGTTTACAGGGAAGCGGCAAATGAAGCTTCAATTTTTACGGACTTCCTGAAAAAAGAATTTAAAGAGTTTGAGGGAATAAAGTTTTTAGGAGCCGCAAATAGAATGTATATGAGAGAATCCACTCATTTCATAGGGGAATATATG encodes:
- a CDS encoding ribbon-helix-helix protein, CopG family is translated as MAELRKIIISLPDNLLKEVDYIVSEAKSNRSKFVREAMKLYIREIRKIEMRDRMKRGYQEMAEINIRLAEMCVEADNDQQKKYEERLEEMDR
- a CDS encoding type II toxin-antitoxin system PemK/MazF family toxin, yielding MVIKRGDIFYADLSPVVGSEQGGVRPVLIVQNDTGNKYSPTVIAAAITSQINKAKLPTHIEISAQEYGLMKDSVILLEQIRTIDKQRLREKIGHLDDELMDKVNEALSISFGLIDV
- a CDS encoding FAD-dependent oxidoreductase, whose product is MKKEFTFRLAIVCLIVILIYEFGIGPTIGGNKKNSEWAKGKITAEQGMYDVVVVGEEPEGIAAAVSAARAGAKTLLAAQSDNLGGVIAQSLLTDLETSQGPKGELLNKGFYSELYSRLGKNFTTARYLSVVNSITNKEKNLEILYSVKVQAPVLEDNIIKGVSTVIDGKRRDLSGKIFIDATREGDLLTACGVPYFKGSEDLNLKKSFSPAYLNFVVEGISSSQISQVKKLPEFFSKIHKYQISQINAVIKNIDITPHGSNKAVIRGIEVWGVNADDKKAVDAVYREAANEASIFTDFLKKEFKEFEGIKFLGAANRMYMRESTHFIGEYMLSVNDILDNRDFSDKIAVGSHPVDASKFVRGSSYIIGKPVIYSIPLGCIVPLKVDNLLMVGSKASFSSLAASSAGVLSVGIAMGQAAGIISVYSIIKDIAPRDLVRQKNADIEKEIQNLLKEQGLYLPKQESKSKNQDEWSYPYIRQLINLGLIAGGTENDFRTEKPASQEEFAMLLLNGIYRLAPEKYSLELDARIRKYFKQNSLSKEKAGEVLLALYNKSFKAGYAYIEACKYGYIDNIMQQRLKKNSEIRMEDVFYLSCYNIKKFTGKRILEE